In the Adlercreutzia equolifaciens DSM 19450 genome, one interval contains:
- the groL gene encoding chaperonin GroEL (60 kDa chaperone family; promotes refolding of misfolded polypeptides especially under stressful conditions; forms two stacked rings of heptamers to form a barrel-shaped 14mer; ends can be capped by GroES; misfolded proteins enter the barrel where they are refolded when GroES binds) → MAKEIKFDTDARSGLAAGVSKLADAVKVTLGPKGRYVALEKSYGAPLITNDGVTVAKEVELENPVENMGAQLVREVAVKTNDVAGDGTTTATLLADVIVSEGLKNVTAGADALGIRRGIEKATDAIVAAIKADATPVSTKEQIANVGRISAGDAAIGDKIAEAMDAVGNDGAISVEESQTIFGIDMDIVEGMQYERGYISPYMATDMEKMEAVLKDPFILLTDMKINSIQDMVPLLEEVMRAQRPLFIVAEDVEGEALSTILLNRLRGTLNVVAIKAPGFGDRRKRILEDIAVVTGAQVIDKDFGMTMADATMEMLGTAKTVKVTKDTALIVDGAGKKEDIENRIQIIRAELERVDSDFDREKAQERLAKLSGGVAVLKVGAATESELKEKKSRIEDALQATRAAVEEGIVAGGGVALVDAIGALDAVKADDKDEEVGIDIIRKAIEAPMRAIAQNAGFEGSVVVEKVKSLPKGEGLNCANGEYGNMIEMGVNDPVKVTRTALQSAASVAALILITEATINEIPKEGPDLSALAAGMQGGGGMY, encoded by the coding sequence ATGGCTAAGGAAATCAAGTTCGATACCGATGCCCGCTCCGGCCTGGCCGCGGGCGTCTCCAAGCTGGCCGACGCCGTCAAGGTGACGCTTGGCCCCAAGGGCCGCTACGTTGCCCTGGAGAAGTCCTACGGCGCCCCGCTCATCACCAACGACGGCGTGACCGTTGCCAAAGAGGTCGAGCTGGAGAACCCGGTGGAGAACATGGGCGCCCAGCTGGTGCGCGAGGTGGCCGTGAAGACCAACGACGTGGCCGGCGACGGCACCACTACCGCCACGCTTCTCGCCGACGTCATCGTCTCCGAGGGCCTGAAGAACGTGACCGCCGGCGCCGACGCGCTCGGCATCCGCCGCGGCATCGAGAAGGCTACCGACGCCATCGTGGCCGCCATCAAGGCCGACGCCACCCCGGTGTCCACCAAGGAGCAGATCGCCAACGTCGGTCGCATCTCCGCCGGCGACGCCGCCATCGGTGACAAGATCGCCGAGGCCATGGACGCCGTGGGCAACGACGGCGCCATCTCCGTGGAGGAGTCCCAGACCATCTTCGGCATCGACATGGACATCGTCGAGGGCATGCAGTACGAGCGCGGCTACATCTCCCCCTACATGGCCACCGACATGGAGAAGATGGAAGCGGTGCTGAAGGATCCCTTCATCCTGCTGACCGACATGAAGATCAACTCCATCCAGGACATGGTTCCGCTGCTGGAGGAAGTCATGCGCGCCCAGCGCCCGCTGTTCATCGTGGCTGAGGACGTCGAGGGCGAGGCCCTGTCCACCATCCTTCTGAACCGCCTGCGCGGCACCCTGAATGTCGTGGCCATCAAGGCCCCCGGCTTCGGCGACCGCCGCAAGCGCATCCTCGAGGACATCGCCGTGGTCACCGGTGCCCAGGTCATCGACAAGGACTTCGGCATGACCATGGCCGACGCCACTATGGAGATGCTCGGCACCGCCAAGACCGTGAAGGTCACCAAGGACACCGCCCTTATCGTGGACGGCGCCGGTAAGAAGGAGGACATCGAGAACCGCATCCAGATCATCCGCGCTGAGCTCGAGCGCGTCGATTCCGACTTCGACCGCGAGAAGGCCCAGGAGCGTCTGGCGAAGCTCTCCGGCGGCGTTGCCGTGCTGAAGGTGGGTGCTGCCACCGAGTCCGAGCTGAAGGAGAAGAAGTCCCGCATCGAGGACGCCCTGCAGGCGACCCGCGCGGCCGTGGAAGAGGGCATCGTCGCCGGCGGCGGCGTGGCGCTCGTGGACGCCATCGGCGCCCTGGACGCCGTCAAGGCCGATGACAAGGACGAGGAAGTCGGCATCGACATCATCCGCAAGGCCATTGAGGCCCCGATGCGCGCCATCGCCCAGAACGCTGGCTTCGAGGGCTCCGTCGTGGTGGAGAAGGTCAAGAGCCTGCCGAAGGGCGAGGGCCTGAACTGCGCCAACGGCGAGTACGGCAACATGATCGAGATGGGCGTGAACGACCCGGTGAAGGTGACCCGCACGGCGCTGCAGTCCGCGGCCTCCGTGGCGGCCCTCATCCTCATCACCGAGGCCACCATCAACGAGATCCCCAAGGAGGGTCCCGATCTGAGCGCTCTGGCTGCCGGCATGCAGGGCGGCGGCGGAATGTACTAG
- a CDS encoding co-chaperone GroES — translation MNLKPLGDRVILKQDEAEVTTASGLFLASDAKEKPQTGTIIAVGEGKMDKDGKLLPMPVKVGDKVIYGKFGGTEVTLDGENVLILRADDIYAVVE, via the coding sequence ATGAATTTGAAGCCTCTGGGCGACCGCGTCATCCTGAAGCAGGACGAGGCCGAGGTTACCACCGCCTCCGGACTGTTCCTGGCCTCCGATGCCAAGGAGAAGCCCCAGACCGGTACCATCATCGCCGTGGGCGAGGGCAAGATGGACAAGGACGGCAAGCTGCTTCCTATGCCTGTTAAGGTCGGCGACAAGGTCATCTACGGTAAGTTCGGCGGCACCGAGGTGACGCTGGACGGCGAGAACGTGCTTATCCTGCGCGCCGACGACATTTACGCCGTGGTTGAATAA
- a CDS encoding response regulator, giving the protein MSEADPIRVLVVDDQDLVRGGFKAILGTYEGIEIVGEARNGADAVQEAQRLKPDVVLMDIRMPEMNGIEATRAITSNPLLAKTRVLVLTTFDVDEYVYDALGAGASGFLLKDADPDEIVAAIRVVARGDALIQPSVMRRLVETFVAARPRGGWGAADVAEARRAALTSLTDREREILVLVARGLSNDEIAEELFISPATVKTHLARVMAKTDAHDRAQLVVFAYETGLVTPAP; this is encoded by the coding sequence ATGAGTGAGGCCGATCCCATCCGCGTGCTCGTCGTGGACGACCAGGATCTCGTGCGCGGCGGCTTCAAGGCCATTCTCGGCACCTACGAGGGCATCGAGATCGTCGGCGAGGCCCGAAACGGGGCCGATGCGGTACAGGAGGCCCAGCGCCTCAAGCCGGACGTGGTGCTCATGGACATCCGCATGCCCGAAATGAACGGCATCGAGGCCACCCGCGCCATCACATCGAATCCTCTGCTCGCAAAAACCCGGGTGCTCGTGCTCACCACCTTCGACGTGGACGAGTACGTTTACGATGCTCTGGGCGCCGGGGCGAGCGGCTTTTTGCTGAAGGACGCCGACCCCGACGAGATCGTGGCGGCCATTCGCGTCGTGGCCCGAGGCGACGCGCTCATCCAGCCCTCGGTGATGCGCCGGCTCGTGGAGACTTTCGTGGCCGCGCGCCCGCGGGGCGGCTGGGGCGCCGCCGATGTGGCCGAGGCTCGCCGCGCCGCGCTGACGAGCCTCACCGACCGCGAGCGCGAGATTCTCGTGCTGGTGGCCCGGGGCCTTTCCAACGACGAGATCGCCGAGGAGCTGTTCATCTCGCCGGCCACGGTGAAGACGCATCTGGCCCGCGTCATGGCTAAGACCGATGCTCACGACCGCGCCCAGCTTGTCGTCTTCGCCTACGAGACGGGTTTGGTGACGCCTGCCCCCTAG
- a CDS encoding sensor histidine kinase encodes MDKIFRNTPKLTATDWLIDAVIAAGAFGFCCLQLTVAVNLLIPDEFMRRLMGIQAMVPSGLSLLAIALTTLPLVLRRKFPWAVFVWCLVSWGLLQAELNGIALSVAGPLIALFTLASARSRAEAAIACAVMCLVLLVAPAPPEQSRILTQLTVLQNMALALAAAFAGYALHEHQERTRAIEERAVAAERSREAEARRRVEAERVSIAREVHDITAHSLSAVSIQAAAAERLVDRDPAAAKEAIAEVRRTAKGALEEIRAMIGVLRAGEGPAETTPTQGTDRMGDLVSYLEGADIEVTLDETAYDRACVPAFIDVALFGIAREAATNIVRHAGARRATLALSTKREGFAELVVDDDGKGLAAPAAAAGHHGLLGMRERARLLQGTFSASPSPLGGVRIAVSVPLSQKEETHE; translated from the coding sequence ATGGATAAGATCTTCCGAAATACCCCGAAGCTTACGGCCACCGACTGGCTCATCGACGCCGTCATCGCGGCGGGGGCCTTCGGGTTCTGCTGCCTGCAGCTCACCGTGGCCGTGAACCTGCTCATTCCCGATGAGTTCATGCGCCGGCTCATGGGCATCCAGGCCATGGTGCCCTCGGGCCTCTCGCTTCTGGCCATCGCGCTCACTACGCTGCCTCTCGTGCTGCGGCGCAAGTTCCCCTGGGCCGTGTTCGTGTGGTGCCTGGTCAGCTGGGGCCTGCTTCAAGCGGAGCTGAACGGCATCGCCCTGTCCGTGGCGGGCCCCCTCATCGCGCTGTTCACGCTGGCGTCTGCGCGCTCGCGGGCCGAGGCGGCCATCGCGTGCGCGGTCATGTGCCTGGTGCTGCTCGTTGCCCCGGCGCCCCCGGAGCAGTCGCGCATCTTAACGCAGCTCACCGTGCTCCAGAACATGGCGCTGGCCCTGGCGGCCGCCTTCGCCGGCTATGCCCTCCACGAGCACCAGGAACGCACGCGCGCCATCGAGGAGCGCGCGGTCGCCGCCGAGCGCAGCCGCGAGGCCGAGGCGCGTCGCCGGGTGGAGGCCGAGCGCGTCTCCATCGCTCGGGAGGTGCACGACATCACGGCCCATTCGCTGTCGGCCGTGAGCATCCAAGCCGCTGCTGCCGAGCGCTTGGTCGATCGCGATCCGGCGGCGGCCAAAGAGGCCATCGCCGAGGTGCGCCGCACCGCCAAAGGCGCCCTGGAGGAGATTCGCGCCATGATCGGCGTGCTGCGCGCGGGGGAGGGGCCGGCCGAGACGACGCCCACCCAGGGCACCGACCGCATGGGCGATTTGGTGTCCTATTTGGAAGGCGCCGACATCGAGGTCACGCTGGACGAGACCGCCTACGACCGCGCCTGCGTGCCGGCGTTCATCGACGTGGCCCTCTTCGGCATCGCGCGCGAGGCAGCTACGAATATCGTGCGCCACGCCGGGGCGCGCCGTGCGACGCTGGCACTGTCCACGAAACGGGAGGGCTTCGCCGAGCTTGTCGTCGACGACGACGGGAAGGGGCTCGCTGCCCCGGCCGCCGCGGCCGGTCACCACGGCCTGCTCGGCATGCGCGAGCGCGCGCGGCTTCTGCAGGGCACGTTCTCCGCGTCCCCAAGCCCGCTCGGCGGCGTGCGCATCGCCGTGAGCGTTCCCCTCAGCCAGAAGGAGGAGACCCATGAGTGA
- the nadE gene encoding NAD(+) synthase — MNPQQMYEACTDALGAFVRSAGFTDVVIGLSGGMDSTLVAVMAHDALGADHVHGVMLPGPYSSESSIDDAEALAANLGISNITVSICEPFEAFEAVLARACGGALIGLAAENTQARCRMVCLMALSNAHGWLMLNTGNKSEAAMGYSTLYGDTAGAFAPLGGVYKTDVFAMARWRNRRAVEEGACGPIPVNVFVKPPSAELAPDQEDEKSLGVDYATLDRILIAYVEEGRDAAAIVAESGLSRDLVDYVIARTDANAFKRALEPPYPDASFYGAPASR; from the coding sequence ATGAACCCCCAGCAGATGTACGAGGCCTGCACCGACGCTTTAGGCGCCTTCGTGCGCAGCGCCGGTTTCACCGACGTGGTCATCGGATTGTCCGGCGGCATGGATTCGACGCTCGTGGCCGTCATGGCGCACGACGCCTTGGGGGCCGACCATGTGCACGGGGTCATGCTGCCCGGCCCCTATTCCAGCGAGTCGTCCATCGACGACGCCGAGGCGCTCGCCGCCAACCTCGGCATCTCCAACATCACGGTGTCCATCTGCGAGCCCTTCGAGGCCTTCGAGGCGGTGCTCGCCCGGGCCTGCGGCGGGGCGCTCATCGGGCTGGCCGCCGAGAACACTCAGGCTCGCTGCCGCATGGTGTGCCTCATGGCGCTTTCGAACGCCCACGGCTGGCTCATGTTGAACACGGGCAACAAGTCCGAGGCGGCCATGGGGTACTCCACCCTTTACGGCGACACCGCCGGCGCCTTCGCGCCCTTGGGCGGCGTGTACAAGACCGACGTCTTCGCCATGGCCCGCTGGCGCAACCGCCGGGCCGTGGAGGAGGGAGCGTGCGGCCCCATTCCCGTGAACGTGTTCGTGAAACCGCCGAGCGCGGAGCTCGCGCCCGATCAGGAGGACGAGAAGTCCTTAGGGGTCGATTACGCCACGCTGGATCGAATTCTCATCGCCTATGTGGAAGAGGGGAGGGACGCGGCGGCCATCGTCGCCGAGAGCGGCCTGAGCCGCGATTTGGTGGACTACGTCATCGCCCGCACCGACGCCAACGCCTTCAAACGCGCATTGGAGCCTCCGTACCCTGACGCGTCGTTCTACGGCGCTCCCGCGTCCCGTTAG
- a CDS encoding hydrogenase maturation nickel metallochaperone HypA yields the protein MHELGLMTGVMDAAAEAAREAGATRLLGVKVSIGEATEAVEDALVFAFEALAESDPFTQGAKLGLTMIRPRSVCLECGHEFEHDLYNRFCPVCDSFATELLAGRELQIDSIEVDLPEE from the coding sequence GTGCACGAGCTGGGACTGATGACCGGCGTCATGGACGCCGCAGCGGAGGCGGCCCGGGAGGCCGGGGCCACGCGGCTGCTCGGCGTGAAGGTCTCCATCGGCGAGGCCACCGAGGCGGTGGAAGACGCGCTCGTGTTCGCCTTCGAGGCCCTGGCCGAGTCCGACCCATTCACCCAGGGTGCCAAGCTAGGCCTAACGATGATCCGCCCGCGCAGCGTCTGCCTGGAATGCGGCCACGAGTTCGAGCACGACCTTTACAACCGCTTCTGTCCCGTCTGCGACTCGTTCGCCACCGAGCTTCTGGCCGGACGCGAGCTGCAGATCGACTCCATCGAGGTGGATCTTCCCGAGGAGTAA
- the tatC gene encoding twin-arginine translocase subunit TatC gives MPIGPARMPLFDHLGELRMRLVRIVACLAVAVVVFYMATPTMGQFLLMPIAEFLPNVDGMASLQAIDPFEAFSVRFQISLWAGIVATSPVILWQLLAFFLPALKPSERKWFMPTFAAAVALFIIGTVFCYLVILNPAFQWLTDQALGLGYVAPRMSSYIDIIIKFELGFGFAFELPLIVFYLVIFDVIPYKKLRGSWRTVYVVLMVICAVVTPDASPVTMLLMFAAMIMLYEGSLLIARVVLRRRIKRQNEELAAEEDE, from the coding sequence ATGCCTATCGGACCGGCACGCATGCCGCTATTCGACCACCTCGGCGAGCTGCGCATGCGCCTCGTGCGCATCGTTGCCTGCCTCGCCGTGGCCGTGGTCGTGTTCTACATGGCCACCCCCACCATGGGCCAGTTCCTCCTCATGCCCATCGCGGAGTTTCTGCCCAACGTCGACGGCATGGCCTCGCTTCAGGCCATCGACCCCTTCGAGGCGTTCTCCGTGCGCTTCCAAATCTCGCTGTGGGCGGGCATTGTGGCCACGTCCCCCGTCATTCTGTGGCAGCTGCTCGCGTTCTTCCTGCCGGCGCTGAAGCCCAGCGAGCGCAAGTGGTTCATGCCCACCTTCGCCGCCGCCGTGGCCCTGTTCATCATCGGCACGGTGTTCTGCTATCTTGTCATCTTGAACCCGGCGTTCCAGTGGCTCACCGACCAGGCCCTGGGCCTCGGCTACGTGGCGCCGCGCATGAGCTCCTACATCGATATCATCATCAAGTTCGAGCTCGGCTTCGGCTTCGCCTTCGAGCTGCCGCTCATCGTGTTCTACCTCGTCATCTTCGACGTCATCCCTTACAAGAAGTTGCGCGGCAGCTGGCGGACGGTGTACGTGGTGCTCATGGTCATCTGCGCTGTGGTCACCCCCGACGCCTCGCCGGTCACCATGCTGCTGATGTTCGCCGCCATGATCATGCTCTACGAGGGCAGCCTGCTCATCGCGCGGGTGGTGCTGCGTCGGCGCATCAAGCGCCAGAACGAGGAGCTCGCCGCGGAAGAGGACGAGTAA
- a CDS encoding twin-arginine translocase TatA/TatE family subunit — protein MFGIGGFELFLILLFGFLIFGPDKLPAMAKTIGKAIAKFRNAQEEMSGVLKGEMVFDKDAEDPFKNPLDALDEAAAKAKKGADSAKKAASAVSKKAASTTKKSTSTAAAGAAAAAAAKAEQDAGEADKADAAPAKPESFAERKARYDKERAERKAAEEAELKKKEEEERKAAAEARKAEAAKKREEAAAKRKAEAEAKKAAEEAKAVTEAADAGAADAGAADEKKEA, from the coding sequence GTGTTTGGAATCGGCGGATTCGAGCTTTTTCTCATTCTGCTGTTCGGGTTCCTCATCTTCGGGCCCGACAAGCTGCCTGCCATGGCGAAGACGATCGGCAAGGCCATCGCGAAGTTCCGCAACGCCCAAGAGGAGATGAGCGGCGTGCTGAAGGGGGAGATGGTGTTCGATAAGGACGCCGAGGATCCCTTCAAGAATCCGCTCGATGCCTTGGACGAGGCGGCGGCCAAGGCCAAGAAGGGCGCCGATAGCGCCAAGAAGGCCGCGAGCGCCGTGTCGAAGAAGGCGGCATCAACCACCAAGAAGAGCACGTCAACCGCTGCCGCCGGCGCCGCTGCCGCAGCGGCCGCCAAGGCCGAGCAGGACGCGGGCGAGGCCGATAAGGCCGATGCCGCTCCGGCCAAGCCCGAGAGCTTCGCCGAGCGCAAGGCCCGCTACGACAAGGAGCGCGCCGAGCGCAAGGCCGCCGAGGAGGCGGAGCTGAAGAAGAAGGAAGAAGAGGAGCGCAAGGCCGCTGCCGAAGCCCGCAAGGCGGAGGCGGCCAAGAAGCGCGAGGAGGCGGCCGCCAAGCGGAAGGCCGAGGCGGAGGCCAAGAAGGCCGCCGAAGAGGCCAAGGCCGTGACCGAGGCCGCTGACGCTGGTGCCGCTGACGCCGGTGCTGCCGACGAGAAGAAGGAGGCGTAA
- a CDS encoding amidohydrolase family protein — MLLCAQYILPVSSEPIIDGAVLVRDGVIRDIGKAEQLRLRYPEEEVVDQGLAAVMPGLVDLHTRLEQSVLRGVVNDAPYVQWLAEVAQKSGRMEASDWFDSAILGGLDALSSGITTVADITLTGASCTAVNKLGLRSVIYRQVGAMDKNRIDAAMQFAQKDILHWREEVDSDRVTIGIAAAPLFTNHPAMLSAISKFALKEDLPVALWLAGSREESDFVRYGSSPFQVHGGDVKRGYVEIPPWLPTGVSPVRYALNWNAFDADNVMIVGAVYVDDEDLKKLRSHNVAVCVCPRASAQLGMGVAPLDEYIRAGLRVGLGTDSPAATESTDMLSEMRLGMLLQRAVNPGRFLDSHTMLEVATLGGARALGIADKVGSLEIGKCADMIAVDLSSSHQSLTTDPVAAVVNTCTTADVLMTMVDGSVLYEKNRWHVKVEVAKSIARVIEIRSKLRPEA; from the coding sequence ATGCTTCTGTGTGCCCAGTATATCCTGCCGGTTTCTTCCGAGCCCATCATCGATGGCGCGGTCCTTGTGCGCGACGGCGTCATTCGCGACATCGGGAAGGCCGAGCAATTGCGCCTGCGCTACCCCGAGGAAGAGGTCGTCGACCAGGGCCTGGCCGCCGTCATGCCCGGCCTGGTTGATCTGCACACCCGCCTCGAGCAGTCGGTGCTGCGCGGCGTGGTCAACGATGCGCCCTATGTGCAGTGGCTTGCGGAAGTGGCCCAGAAAAGCGGGCGCATGGAAGCTTCCGACTGGTTCGACTCCGCCATCTTGGGCGGCCTGGATGCTCTCTCCAGCGGCATCACCACGGTGGCCGACATCACGCTGACCGGCGCCTCCTGCACGGCCGTGAACAAGCTCGGCCTGCGCTCGGTGATCTACCGCCAGGTGGGCGCCATGGACAAGAACCGCATCGACGCGGCCATGCAGTTCGCCCAGAAGGACATCCTGCACTGGCGCGAGGAGGTCGACTCCGACCGCGTTACCATCGGCATCGCCGCGGCGCCCCTGTTCACCAACCACCCGGCCATGCTCTCCGCCATCTCGAAATTCGCCCTCAAGGAGGATCTGCCCGTGGCCCTGTGGCTCGCCGGCAGCCGCGAGGAGTCCGACTTCGTGCGCTACGGCTCGTCGCCCTTCCAAGTGCACGGCGGCGATGTGAAGCGCGGTTACGTGGAGATCCCGCCCTGGCTGCCCACCGGCGTGAGCCCGGTGCGCTACGCTCTCAACTGGAACGCCTTCGACGCCGACAACGTCATGATCGTCGGCGCGGTCTACGTGGACGACGAGGATCTGAAGAAGCTGCGCTCCCACAACGTCGCCGTTTGCGTGTGCCCGCGGGCCTCGGCCCAGCTGGGCATGGGCGTAGCGCCGCTTGACGAGTACATCCGCGCCGGCCTGCGCGTGGGCCTCGGCACCGATTCGCCGGCGGCGACGGAATCCACCGACATGCTCTCGGAGATGCGCCTGGGCATGCTGCTGCAGCGCGCCGTGAACCCCGGGCGCTTCCTCGACTCCCATACGATGCTCGAGGTGGCCACGCTCGGCGGCGCGCGGGCCCTCGGCATTGCTGACAAGGTGGGGTCGCTGGAGATCGGCAAGTGCGCCGACATGATCGCCGTGGATCTGTCCAGCTCGCACCAGTCCCTCACGACCGATCCGGTGGCCGCTGTGGTGAACACCTGCACGACGGCCGACGTGCTCATGACCATGGTCGACGGCAGCGTCCTGTACGAGAAGAACCGCTGGCACGTGAAGGTGGAAGTGGCGAAGAGCATCGCGCGCGTCATCGAGATCCGCTCCAAGCTGCGCCCCGAGGCCTAG
- a CDS encoding class I SAM-dependent methyltransferase — protein MTIDTATGLEAPAELSSERVRDIFSHIARKYERFNALSSFGAYKLWLAGMMRQAPIDESHDVLDIAGGTGDVTFTVARTKHPRHIQCTDLVPEMLDVARMHIDEGDGAGVPIDFEVVDAQNIPYEDASYDVITMAYGIRNMPDRPRALSEMFRVLKPGGSLVCLEFSTPPNGAWRALYHFYLRHLIPFWGGLITGDKEGFVYLAKSIRAFPDQEGLAEMMRDAGFTDVTWKNYTGGIAAVHVAKKPE, from the coding sequence ATGACCATCGACACCGCCACCGGGCTTGAGGCCCCGGCCGAGCTTTCCAGCGAGCGCGTGCGCGACATCTTCTCGCATATCGCCCGGAAATACGAGCGGTTCAACGCCCTCTCCAGCTTCGGCGCCTACAAGCTGTGGCTCGCGGGCATGATGCGCCAGGCCCCCATCGATGAGAGCCACGACGTGCTGGACATCGCGGGGGGCACCGGAGACGTCACCTTCACCGTGGCCCGCACCAAGCACCCGCGCCATATCCAGTGCACCGATTTGGTGCCCGAGATGCTGGACGTGGCGCGCATGCACATCGACGAGGGGGACGGCGCCGGCGTGCCCATCGATTTCGAGGTCGTGGACGCCCAGAACATCCCCTACGAGGACGCCTCCTACGACGTCATCACCATGGCCTACGGCATCCGCAACATGCCCGACCGGCCCCGGGCGCTCTCCGAGATGTTCCGCGTGTTGAAGCCGGGCGGCTCGCTTGTGTGCCTGGAGTTCTCCACGCCGCCCAATGGCGCATGGCGGGCGCTGTACCACTTCTACCTGCGCCATCTGATCCCGTTCTGGGGCGGGCTTATCACCGGCGACAAAGAGGGCTTCGTGTACTTGGCGAAGTCGATCCGCGCCTTCCCCGACCAGGAGGGGCTGGCAGAGATGATGCGCGATGCCGGCTTCACCGACGTCACCTGGAAGAACTACACCGGCGGCATCGCCGCCGTCCACGTAGCGAAAAAGCCGGAGTAA
- a CDS encoding DUF5685 family protein: MFGFVVADAGALSEEEKERYRAVYCGLCFALRDRYGQLSRACLTYDLTFFVLLCNSLHEPAETQGASHCVMHPAPAPPRPWARSAWTDYAADLSVALAYHKVLDDIADDGDLKARAAERLLAGAYERARTRIPEQCAEIERAMAAIRTIEEAGRSNEDALSGGAGTACDSPFSADATDAVLAFDPDAAAHEFGRMLGRLFAHNQGFWAKTMEELGRGLGRFIYLMDAAVDFADDTASVSYNPFVALGSDAEAMRATLALAAADAAIPYERLPLVQDAHLMDAILYSGVWAQFNKVYPPQDALAQNEGSPQSEPPRN; encoded by the coding sequence ATGTTCGGGTTCGTGGTGGCGGATGCGGGGGCGCTTTCCGAGGAGGAGAAGGAGCGCTACCGAGCGGTGTACTGCGGGCTGTGCTTTGCCCTGCGCGACCGGTACGGACAGCTGTCGCGGGCGTGTTTGACCTACGACCTCACTTTCTTCGTGCTGCTGTGCAACTCCCTGCACGAGCCTGCCGAGACGCAGGGTGCGAGCCATTGCGTGATGCACCCGGCGCCGGCGCCCCCGCGACCCTGGGCGCGCTCGGCGTGGACCGACTATGCTGCCGACCTTTCCGTGGCACTCGCCTACCACAAGGTGCTCGACGACATAGCCGACGACGGCGACTTGAAGGCCCGGGCGGCCGAGCGCCTGCTCGCCGGCGCCTACGAGCGGGCCCGGACACGCATCCCCGAGCAGTGCGCCGAGATCGAGCGGGCTATGGCGGCGATTCGGACTATCGAAGAGGCCGGGCGCAGCAACGAAGATGCTCTTTCGGGCGGCGCCGGAACAGCTTGCGACTCTCCTTTTAGTGCAGACGCAACCGATGCCGTCCTCGCATTCGACCCCGATGCCGCGGCCCACGAGTTCGGGCGCATGCTCGGGCGGCTATTCGCCCATAACCAGGGCTTCTGGGCCAAAACCATGGAAGAGCTGGGGCGCGGCCTCGGGCGCTTCATCTACCTGATGGACGCCGCCGTGGACTTCGCTGACGACACCGCTTCGGTCAGCTACAACCCCTTCGTGGCGCTCGGCTCGGACGCCGAAGCCATGCGCGCCACGCTGGCCCTGGCCGCCGCCGACGCGGCCATCCCCTACGAGCGCCTGCCGTTGGTACAGGACGCGCACCTCATGGACGCCATTCTCTATTCCGGCGTCTGGGCCCAGTTCAACAAAGTCTATCCGCCCCAAGACGCCCTCGCGCAAAATGAAGGGAGCCCGCAGAGCGAGCCCCCTCGAAACTGA
- a CDS encoding TorD/DmsD family molecular chaperone, producing the protein MTVSADIWQARAAMCELLALSFRYPEDKVLAEAIASGEWGEAADEIAGALGIDWTAAAAPGAAEAAALPDPDDIQKELRPEATRLFVGAPEAACSPYEGVWRAKAEGVQPLLFVNPHSMAVERFCKACGLGRPEGTNEPLDAVWTELELLEYLALRAAADAMDAAAEDDLAAGGDGAPTEEQAEQYKEIGDEIDEFDAEDDGPEPGDVVASADLPGGSPEAAWDEFMTDHAKTWMPQFAEACEADSRVPFYKQAASLLAAFIN; encoded by the coding sequence ATGACCGTATCCGCAGACATCTGGCAGGCTCGCGCGGCGATGTGCGAGCTTTTGGCGCTGTCGTTCCGCTACCCGGAGGACAAGGTGCTCGCCGAGGCCATCGCTTCGGGCGAGTGGGGTGAGGCCGCCGACGAGATCGCCGGCGCGCTCGGGATCGACTGGACGGCCGCCGCGGCTCCCGGTGCCGCTGAGGCCGCCGCGCTGCCCGACCCGGACGACATCCAGAAGGAGCTGCGTCCCGAGGCCACGCGCCTGTTCGTGGGCGCTCCCGAGGCGGCGTGCAGCCCGTACGAGGGCGTGTGGCGTGCGAAGGCCGAGGGCGTGCAGCCGCTGCTGTTCGTGAACCCGCACTCCATGGCCGTGGAGCGCTTCTGCAAGGCCTGCGGCTTGGGCCGTCCCGAGGGCACCAACGAGCCGCTCGATGCTGTGTGGACTGAGTTGGAACTGCTGGAGTATCTGGCCCTGCGCGCGGCGGCCGATGCCATGGACGCAGCGGCCGAGGACGACCTCGCCGCTGGCGGCGACGGCGCTCCCACCGAGGAGCAGGCCGAGCAGTACAAGGAGATCGGCGACGAGATTGACGAATTCGACGCGGAGGACGACGGCCCCGAGCCCGGCGACGTGGTGGCCTCGGCCGACTTGCCCGGCGGCTCGCCTGAGGCGGCTTGGGATGAATTCATGACCGACCACGCGAAGACGTGGATGCCCCAGTTCGCCGAGGCCTGCGAGGCGGATTCCCGCGTGCCGTTCTACAAGCAGGCCGCCAGCCTGCTCGCCGCCTTCATCAATTAA